The proteins below are encoded in one region of Sedimentibacter sp. zth1:
- a CDS encoding 8-oxo-dGTP diphosphatase, with the protein MEQAVFTNMCMIYDDKGNILVQDRLDKNWPGITFPGGHVENGESFVESTIREVREETGLSISNLQLCGMKQWQTGEDARYVVLFFKTNCFEGELQSSEEGKVFWIKANEINNYNLANDFDKMFEIFINEKISEFYYYKNNENTYDIKLL; encoded by the coding sequence ATGGAACAGGCAGTATTTACAAATATGTGTATGATTTATGATGATAAAGGAAATATATTAGTACAAGATAGATTAGATAAGAATTGGCCAGGAATAACTTTCCCAGGAGGGCATGTTGAGAATGGTGAATCGTTTGTTGAATCTACAATTCGGGAGGTAAGAGAGGAGACAGGTTTATCAATAAGCAATTTGCAACTATGTGGAATGAAACAATGGCAAACAGGAGAAGATGCTCGTTATGTGGTACTGTTTTTTAAAACAAATTGTTTTGAAGGAGAATTACAATCTTCTGAGGAAGGCAAAGTATTTTGGATAAAAGCTAATGAAATAAATAATTATAATCTTGCTAATGATTTTGATAAAATGTTTGAGATTTTTATAAATGAAAAAATAAGTGAGTTTTACTATTATAAAAATAATGAAAATACATATGACATAAAATTATTATAA
- a CDS encoding NUDIX hydrolase yields the protein MQGYNCIIIYSKDKSKLLFCKRLKDPYKGLYNLVGGKIEKNEDGFIAAYRELEEETGIAKEDVNITHMMDFVYYNQDCYVEVYVGILNKEIILKQELHPLIWLTENEDFFDMNKFAGEGNIGHMLEQVKQFGIGKII from the coding sequence ATGCAAGGATATAATTGTATTATAATTTACAGCAAAGATAAATCTAAGCTGTTATTTTGCAAAAGATTGAAGGATCCATACAAAGGTCTATATAATCTAGTTGGAGGCAAAATAGAGAAAAATGAAGATGGATTTATAGCAGCATATAGAGAACTTGAAGAAGAAACAGGAATAGCAAAAGAAGATGTAAACATAACTCACATGATGGACTTTGTTTATTACAATCAAGATTGTTATGTTGAAGTATATGTAGGGATTTTAAACAAAGAAATTATTTTAAAGCAAGAATTACACCCACTAATATGGCTTACTGAAAATGAAGATTTTTTTGACATGAATAAATTTGCAGGAGAAGGTAATATCGGGCATATGCTTGAGCAAGTTAAGCAATTTGGAATTGGTAAAATTATTTAA